A stretch of the Vagococcus xieshaowenii genome encodes the following:
- the dagF gene encoding 2-dehydro-3-deoxy-phosphogluconate aldolase codes for MNKQPKFYQDRVCLNVLANSVENAKECYEAADGHVVLGVLSKNYATDQAAIEDMKRYQEATDNALSVGLGAGDPNQSQMVTRLSEVLQPQHVNQVFTGVGGSRAVLKQEETFINGLVSPTGKVGYVNIATGPLSSGMPALEVPVETAIALLKDMGGSSIKYFPMKGLAHIEEYKVVAKACADNDFALEPTGGIDLENYEEILQIALDAGVEKFIPHIYSSIIDSETGDTRPEDVKKLYEMTQSLINNK; via the coding sequence ATGAACAAACAACCAAAATTTTACCAAGATAGAGTGTGTTTAAATGTTTTAGCTAATTCTGTAGAGAATGCAAAAGAATGTTATGAAGCAGCAGATGGACATGTTGTATTAGGCGTGTTATCAAAAAATTATGCAACAGATCAGGCAGCTATTGAGGATATGAAACGTTATCAAGAAGCAACAGACAATGCGTTATCAGTTGGGTTAGGCGCTGGTGATCCTAATCAAAGTCAAATGGTTACTCGTTTATCAGAAGTATTACAGCCACAACATGTTAACCAAGTATTTACTGGTGTGGGTGGTTCAAGAGCTGTTTTGAAGCAAGAAGAGACGTTTATTAATGGTTTAGTATCGCCAACTGGGAAAGTGGGCTATGTTAATATTGCAACAGGCCCATTATCTTCAGGTATGCCAGCTTTGGAAGTGCCTGTTGAAACGGCTATTGCTTTATTAAAAGATATGGGTGGCTCATCGATTAAATATTTCCCAATGAAAGGTTTAGCACATATTGAGGAGTATAAAGTAGTTGCAAAAGCTTGCGCAGATAATGATTTTGCTTTAGAACCAACTGGTGGAATTGATTTAGAAAACTATGAAGAAATTCTACAAATCGCGTTAGATGCGGGTGTTGAAAAATTTATTCCGCATATTTACAGTTCAATCATTGATTCTGAGACAGGTGATACACGTCCT